From Pelotomaculum schinkii, one genomic window encodes:
- the tatA gene encoding twin-arginine translocase TatA/TatE family subunit, whose product MPHIGAPELILVLALALIIFGPGKLPDLGKAVGKTIKEFRRSSNEIMNDVETVASGDKKEEQQLIKAAKS is encoded by the coding sequence ATGCCGCACATAGGAGCTCCCGAGTTGATCCTTGTTTTGGCGCTGGCTTTAATTATCTTTGGACCCGGCAAATTACCCGACCTTGGTAAGGCGGTTGGTAAAACGATTAAAGAATTTCGCCGTTCCTCCAACGAAATAATGAACGATGTGGAAACAGTAGCCAGTGGTGACAAAAAAGAAGAACAACAGCTGATTAAGGCAGCAAAAAGTTAA